From a region of the Campylobacter showae genome:
- a CDS encoding TSUP family transporter, whose product MDFDFGVTAYFIFFAAAFAAGFIDAIAGGGGLIALPTIMAMGVPPHMALATNKLQGTFGSFTAALNFARKGMINFREVFIGIVFTFIGACVGTVFILFLSAEFLRVIIPFCLIAIFIYTLLMPKVGDEDRAARMSARAFYVIFGLILGFYDGFFGPGAGSFWTFAMVALIGLNMKKAVAHTKILNFTSNIVSLAVFIAGGQILWAVGLLMGVGQVLGAYFGSNMVMKKDVKFVRVVFLAVVGATILKLVYDRFFA is encoded by the coding sequence ATGGACTTTGACTTCGGCGTTACGGCGTATTTTATATTTTTTGCAGCGGCGTTTGCGGCGGGGTTTATAGATGCGATCGCGGGCGGCGGCGGACTGATTGCGCTACCGACAATCATGGCTATGGGCGTGCCGCCTCACATGGCGCTAGCGACGAACAAGCTCCAAGGCACTTTCGGTAGCTTCACAGCGGCGTTAAATTTCGCCCGAAAAGGCATGATAAATTTCCGCGAAGTGTTTATCGGCATCGTTTTTACCTTTATCGGCGCGTGCGTCGGCACGGTGTTTATTTTGTTTTTGAGTGCCGAGTTTTTGCGTGTTATTATCCCGTTTTGTTTGATAGCGATTTTCATCTATACGCTTTTGATGCCAAAAGTCGGCGACGAGGACAGAGCCGCCCGCATGAGCGCGCGAGCCTTTTATGTGATATTTGGCCTAATTTTAGGCTTTTACGACGGATTTTTCGGGCCGGGAGCCGGCAGTTTTTGGACGTTTGCGATGGTTGCGCTCATCGGGCTAAATATGAAAAAAGCCGTCGCGCATACGAAAATCCTAAATTTTACCAGCAACATCGTCTCTCTAGCCGTTTTTATCGCGGGCGGACAAATACTTTGGGCGGTCGGGCTTTTGATGGGCGTCGGGCAGGTTTTAGGCGCGTATTTTGGCTCAAATATGGTCATGAAAAAGGACGTTAAATTTGTTAGAGTCGTGTTTTTGGCCGTCGTGGGCGCGACGATACTAAAGCTTGTTTACGATAGATTTTTCGCGTAA
- a CDS encoding F0F1 ATP synthase subunit A, which produces MQENLFLFTGWIASLFTDNEHVIHAVNYAGHLVLVAIIVLIVAKFATKNLQLVPRGTQNILEAYLEGVVSMGKDVLGSEALSRKYLPLVATIGLIVFVSNIIGIIPGFEAPTSSLNLTLTLALVVFVFYHYEGIRVNGVVKYFAHFMGPNKWLAPIMFIVEIVSHLSRVVSLSFRLFGNIKGDDLFLLVVLALASYAALPAFVLLTFMACLQTFIFMILTYVYLAGAILISHDEH; this is translated from the coding sequence ATGCAAGAAAATTTGTTTTTGTTTACAGGTTGGATCGCTTCTTTGTTTACCGACAACGAGCACGTTATCCATGCGGTAAATTACGCGGGACATCTCGTTTTAGTCGCGATTATCGTGCTCATCGTGGCAAAATTTGCAACTAAAAATTTGCAACTCGTACCTCGCGGAACGCAAAATATCCTAGAAGCGTATCTGGAGGGCGTCGTATCCATGGGCAAGGACGTGCTAGGCAGCGAAGCGCTATCTAGAAAATACCTACCGCTAGTCGCCACCATCGGTTTGATCGTATTTGTAAGTAACATAATAGGCATAATACCTGGATTTGAAGCTCCGACCTCGAGCTTAAATTTGACCCTTACTTTAGCGCTCGTTGTTTTCGTGTTTTACCACTACGAAGGTATCCGTGTAAACGGCGTCGTCAAGTATTTTGCGCACTTCATGGGACCAAATAAATGGCTAGCTCCGATAATGTTTATCGTCGAGATTGTTTCGCATTTATCTCGCGTCGTATCGCTTTCTTTCCGACTTTTCGGTAACATCAAGGGCGATGATTTGTTCCTTTTGGTCGTACTTGCTCTTGCGTCTTACGCTGCGCTCCCGGCGTTTGTTTTGCTTACGTTTATGGCGTGCTTGCAAACATTTATCTTTATGATTCTTACTTACGTGTATCTTGCCGGCGCGATTTTAATCAGCCACGACGAGCACTAA
- the gatB gene encoding Asp-tRNA(Asn)/Glu-tRNA(Gln) amidotransferase subunit GatB, whose protein sequence is MFEVVIGLEVHTQLNTKTKIFCSCSTSFGDEANTHVCPTCLALPGSLPVLNKEAVRKAISFGAAVNATINKRSVFNRKNYFYPDLPKAYQISQFEIPIVEKGELFIDVNGEKKRIGITRAHLEEDAGKNIHESGQSLVDLNRAGTPLLEIVSEPDLRSSDEAVAYLKKLHSILRFLNISDANMQEGSFRCDANVSIRPKGDSKLYTRVEIKNLNSFRFIQKAIDYEVERQSAAWEDGKYDEEVYQETRLFDTVNLVTRSMRGKEDSAEYRYFPDPDLLPVEIPEEMYNEAIKIPELAEQKVARYERELGVKEDDALILTSSVETAKYFEELVEAKISPKLAVTWLIVELLGRLKNGATIETSPVDSAKMIELLRRIEDGTISAKAAKEVLDYLMENEGSVDAVIEKLGLKQVSDDSAIIAIIDQILSANADKVAEYKSGKDKLFGFFVGQTMKEGKGAFNPAKVNELLKEKLG, encoded by the coding sequence ATGTTTGAAGTCGTTATCGGGCTTGAGGTTCACACCCAGCTTAATACAAAAACTAAAATTTTCTGCTCTTGCTCTACGAGCTTCGGCGACGAGGCAAATACGCACGTTTGTCCGACCTGCCTGGCGCTACCTGGATCTTTGCCGGTGCTAAACAAAGAAGCCGTGAGAAAGGCGATAAGCTTCGGCGCAGCGGTAAATGCGACTATAAATAAACGCTCTGTTTTTAACCGTAAAAATTACTTTTATCCAGACCTTCCAAAAGCCTATCAAATTTCGCAGTTTGAGATACCGATAGTGGAAAAAGGCGAGCTTTTTATCGATGTAAACGGCGAAAAAAAACGCATCGGCATCACTCGCGCGCACCTTGAGGAGGATGCTGGCAAAAACATCCACGAGAGCGGACAAAGCCTAGTCGATCTAAACCGCGCTGGCACGCCGCTACTTGAGATCGTGAGCGAGCCTGATCTGCGTAGCTCCGACGAGGCGGTCGCGTATCTAAAAAAACTGCACTCGATTTTGCGATTTTTAAACATCAGCGACGCTAATATGCAGGAAGGAAGCTTCCGCTGCGACGCCAACGTCTCCATCCGTCCAAAAGGCGATAGTAAACTCTACACGCGCGTCGAGATTAAAAATTTAAACTCATTTAGATTTATCCAAAAAGCGATCGACTACGAGGTCGAGCGCCAAAGCGCGGCATGGGAAGACGGCAAATACGATGAAGAAGTTTATCAAGAAACACGCCTTTTTGATACCGTAAATTTAGTCACGCGCTCTATGCGAGGCAAAGAAGATAGCGCGGAGTATAGATATTTCCCCGATCCTGACTTGCTGCCCGTCGAGATACCCGAGGAGATGTATAACGAAGCAATCAAGATCCCGGAGCTTGCCGAACAAAAGGTCGCTAGATACGAGCGTGAGCTGGGCGTCAAAGAGGATGACGCGCTGATTTTAACTAGCAGCGTGGAGACGGCGAAGTATTTCGAGGAGCTTGTAGAGGCTAAAATATCGCCAAAACTTGCCGTTACATGGCTCATAGTCGAGCTTTTGGGACGCCTAAAAAACGGCGCTACGATCGAGACATCGCCCGTAGATTCGGCTAAGATGATAGAGCTCTTACGCCGCATAGAAGACGGTACGATAAGCGCTAAGGCGGCAAAAGAGGTGCTTGACTATCTTATGGAAAATGAGGGTAGCGTGGACGCCGTCATCGAAAAATTGGGATTAAAACAGGTCAGCGACGACTCGGCCATCATAGCGATAATAGATCAAATTTTAAGCGCGAACGCCGACAAGGTCGCCGAGTATAAAAGCGGCAAGGACAAGCTTTTCGGATTTTTCGTCGGACAAACGATGAAAGAGGGCAAGGGCGCGTTTAATCCCGCAAAAGTAAATGAGCTTTTAAAAGAAAAACTAGGATAA
- a CDS encoding NAD(P)H-dependent glycerol-3-phosphate dehydrogenase, whose protein sequence is MKIAIIGAGKWGSALFHALSQKNDCVISSRRQLEGAHFVGLEEALKRDLLVVAIPSQSVSGWLKEHFKNFGQKILVASKGIETSSLRFLDEIYEQHVDTSNLAFLSGPSFAKEIQNDLPCALVINSKNEALAREISGLFPQNIKAYASIDVIGAEIAGAYKNVIAIAGGICDGLGLGNSARASLISRGLVEMARFGEYFGAQQQTFLGLSGAGDLFLTASSVLSRNYRVGLGLAKNESLNKILNDLGEVAEGVDTSYAIEKIAAGKGIYTPIVNEVAAMLRGKDVQESLRDLLSKK, encoded by the coding sequence ATGAAAATAGCCATCATCGGAGCGGGGAAGTGGGGCAGCGCGCTTTTTCATGCGCTTTCGCAAAAAAACGACTGCGTCATTAGCTCGCGCAGACAGCTTGAAGGCGCGCATTTTGTCGGCCTAGAGGAGGCGCTAAAGCGCGATCTGCTCGTCGTTGCCATACCTTCTCAGTCCGTTAGTGGCTGGCTAAAAGAGCATTTTAAAAACTTCGGACAGAAAATTTTAGTCGCCTCAAAGGGTATCGAAACCTCCAGCCTTCGTTTTTTAGACGAGATTTACGAACAGCACGTAGATACGTCAAATTTGGCCTTTTTATCGGGACCGAGCTTTGCTAAAGAGATACAAAACGACCTCCCGTGCGCGCTCGTGATAAATTCCAAAAACGAAGCCCTTGCGCGCGAAATTTCAGGGCTTTTCCCGCAAAATATCAAAGCCTACGCTAGCATCGACGTTATCGGTGCCGAGATCGCAGGTGCCTATAAAAACGTCATCGCTATCGCGGGCGGTATCTGCGACGGACTCGGGCTTGGTAACAGCGCTCGTGCCAGCCTCATTTCGCGCGGACTTGTCGAGATGGCGAGATTTGGCGAGTATTTCGGCGCGCAGCAGCAGACGTTTTTAGGTCTTAGCGGAGCGGGCGATCTCTTTCTCACGGCTTCATCGGTGCTCTCGCGCAACTACCGCGTAGGCTTGGGACTTGCTAAAAACGAGAGCCTTAATAAAATCCTAAACGATCTAGGCGAGGTCGCTGAGGGCGTGGACACCTCCTATGCGATAGAAAAGATCGCTGCCGGCAAGGGCATCTATACACCGATAGTAAATGAGGTCGCGGCGATGCTGCGCGGCAAAGACGTGCAAGAAAGCCTGAGAGATCTACTAAGTAAAAAATAA
- a CDS encoding glycoside hydrolase family 3 N-terminal domain-containing protein: MKKFIVAFFSALFLAGLPTVLNATDAQAQEKPTLRKMIAQMIIVSFNGSDPKTAKEAVSEAKYQRFGGVMLLGKNISDKKNLTALTSAFKEAQKGIFIAIDEEGGQITRFKDKSGFETFISAQKVAKTIDLAAAGELYAKMAQQLKDVGVNVNFAPVADVLNPKSTIIGSRGRAFSADIDEVSLYASEFMRASQARGVIAAMKHFPGHGNVEADSHTAKVVIENFDYGELKPYFDAVRKNEAKMIMVGHIYLMQRDAELPASLSPAIIDGLLRGELKFDGVVISDDMLMGGLKDFTLQEKVINFINAGGDVMLFSDYKIDGRRTAELVTQLVVDAVGAKQIPKERIEESYERIMKLKNSIK, encoded by the coding sequence ATGAAAAAATTTATCGTAGCGTTTTTTTCGGCACTGTTTTTGGCGGGTTTGCCGACCGTGCTAAACGCCACCGATGCACAGGCGCAAGAAAAACCGACGCTTCGCAAAATGATAGCTCAAATGATAATAGTAAGCTTCAACGGCTCTGATCCCAAAACCGCCAAAGAAGCCGTCTCGGAGGCCAAATATCAGCGTTTTGGCGGAGTGATGTTGCTCGGTAAAAATATCTCTGACAAAAAAAATCTTACGGCACTAACAAGCGCATTTAAAGAGGCGCAAAAAGGCATTTTTATCGCTATCGACGAGGAGGGCGGACAGATCACGAGATTTAAGGACAAAAGCGGGTTTGAGACCTTTATCTCGGCGCAAAAAGTAGCGAAAACCATCGATCTAGCAGCCGCGGGTGAGCTTTACGCTAAGATGGCGCAGCAGCTAAAAGACGTCGGCGTGAATGTAAATTTCGCCCCAGTTGCCGACGTGCTAAATCCAAAATCCACCATCATCGGCTCGCGCGGCAGGGCGTTTAGCGCCGATATAGACGAGGTTTCGCTGTATGCGAGCGAGTTTATGAGAGCCTCGCAAGCTCGCGGCGTGATAGCTGCGATGAAGCACTTCCCAGGCCACGGCAACGTCGAGGCCGACAGCCACACGGCAAAGGTCGTGATAGAAAATTTCGACTACGGCGAGCTTAAGCCGTATTTTGACGCGGTTCGCAAAAACGAAGCTAAAATGATAATGGTCGGCCACATCTACCTCATGCAGCGCGACGCCGAGTTGCCGGCCTCGCTCTCGCCGGCGATCATCGATGGCTTGCTGCGCGGCGAGCTAAAATTTGACGGCGTAGTCATCAGCGACGACATGCTCATGGGCGGGCTAAAGGACTTTACGCTGCAAGAAAAGGTGATAAACTTTATCAACGCGGGCGGCGACGTGATGCTCTTTAGCGACTACAAGATAGACGGGCGCAGGACCGCGGAGCTCGTCACGCAGCTAGTCGTGGACGCGGTTGGCGCCAAGCAGATACCAAAAGAGCGTATCGAGGAATCCTACGAGCGGATAATGAAGCTAAAAAATAGCATAAAATAG
- a CDS encoding amidohydrolase, protein MDNVAAKVEALKDEMVKNRRFFHSHPETGFFTFFTTAKIASELKKLGYSLKMGREIMKPEARAGLGSEKDKERYLERAKGLLSADECEFLSVMEDGLTGVVAELDTGRPGKTLAFRFDIDGVDVTESKDEAHRPFKEGFRADIDGITHACGHDGHITIGLAMAKLIAQNLDDFKGKFRFIFQTAEEGTRGAVPMEQAGVLEGVDYLLGGHIGFQAKTSGGIICGTNKLLATSKFDVNFTGKSAHAAGAPQEGANALLAAAQAALAMHGITRHADGVTRINVGVLRAGEGRNVIAPNGYIACETRGETTELNEFMFKKCMDIVAGVAQMYGVQYDVKLTGGTSGGDSSEEITDIYERAARQSPFIKDELIVRDLNFGACEDFAHFMHAVQKAGGKSGYLMIGTKLAAGHHNGAFDFDESALLSGTDVFLRSAYAINGKDA, encoded by the coding sequence ATGGACAATGTAGCAGCAAAAGTCGAAGCGCTAAAAGACGAAATGGTGAAAAATAGGCGGTTTTTTCACTCGCATCCCGAGACTGGATTTTTTACGTTTTTTACGACGGCAAAGATCGCTAGCGAGCTAAAAAAACTCGGCTATAGCCTAAAAATGGGACGCGAGATAATGAAACCAGAAGCTAGAGCAGGGCTTGGCAGCGAAAAAGATAAAGAGAGATACCTAGAACGTGCAAAAGGCCTGCTAAGCGCCGATGAGTGCGAGTTTTTGTCTGTGATGGAGGATGGGCTAACGGGCGTGGTGGCCGAGCTTGATACGGGTAGGCCGGGCAAGACGCTTGCGTTTAGATTCGACATCGACGGCGTGGACGTGACCGAGAGTAAGGATGAGGCGCATAGACCGTTTAAAGAGGGCTTTAGAGCCGATATAGACGGCATCACACACGCCTGCGGGCATGACGGACACATCACGATCGGCCTTGCGATGGCTAAACTCATCGCGCAAAATTTGGACGATTTTAAAGGCAAATTTAGATTTATATTTCAAACCGCCGAGGAGGGCACCAGAGGTGCCGTGCCGATGGAGCAAGCAGGCGTGCTAGAGGGCGTGGACTACCTACTGGGCGGTCATATCGGCTTTCAGGCAAAGACTAGCGGCGGCATCATCTGCGGTACGAACAAGCTTCTTGCGACGTCGAAATTTGACGTAAATTTCACGGGCAAGTCGGCTCACGCGGCAGGCGCTCCGCAAGAAGGTGCAAACGCTCTGCTAGCCGCGGCTCAGGCGGCTCTAGCCATGCACGGTATCACGCGTCATGCTGACGGCGTCACGCGCATAAACGTGGGCGTTTTGCGAGCGGGCGAGGGACGAAACGTCATCGCGCCAAACGGGTACATCGCCTGCGAAACGCGCGGCGAAACGACTGAGCTAAATGAATTTATGTTTAAAAAATGCATGGATATCGTAGCGGGCGTCGCGCAGATGTACGGCGTGCAGTACGACGTGAAGCTAACCGGCGGCACGAGCGGAGGCGACAGTAGCGAGGAGATCACCGATATCTACGAGCGCGCCGCGCGTCAGTCGCCTTTTATCAAGGACGAGCTCATCGTGCGGGATCTAAATTTCGGCGCTTGCGAGGACTTCGCGCATTTTATGCACGCCGTGCAAAAAGCAGGCGGCAAGAGTGGCTATCTGATGATCGGCACCAAGCTCGCCGCAGGGCATCACAACGGCGCGTTTGACTTTGACGAGAGCGCGCTGCTATCGGGTACGGACGTATTTTTGCGCTCGGCGTACGCGATAAATGGCAAGGACGCGTGA
- a CDS encoding dihydroorotase, translated as MKTLIKNGTIVNHDGSQKANVLIEDDKIALITADEPSADNIIDASGKLVMPGLIDMHVHFRDPGLEYKDDINTGSETAVAGGVTTCCPMANTNPVNDNAVVTRDMVAKAKARGLIDLLPIGAITSKMDGKKCVEMGDMTEAGAVAFSDDGLPVASSDVMRYALEYSKHFGSFVINHSQDCSLCRGGHMNEGRVSAILGIKGMPREQEEIMVSRDLLLAKLTGGHIHIAHVSSEWSLKLIAQARAAGINVTCEATPHHFTYTEDELLGYDTNFKMSPPLRTKSDVEAIRDGLKSGLIDVIVTDHAPHHNDEKFLEFDKAPFGILGLQTLVPMTLDLVNDGVISIEQMAALTSYNAAKILKLKDKGVIAEGYLADIAIIDPGFEYLYDKNLNKSKSQNSPLLGKMLKGAAVITIKSGKTVFEFPNVVA; from the coding sequence ATGAAAACTCTCATCAAAAACGGCACGATCGTAAACCACGACGGTTCGCAAAAAGCAAACGTCCTCATAGAAGACGACAAGATCGCTCTCATCACGGCTGACGAACCTTCAGCCGATAATATAATAGACGCTAGCGGCAAGCTCGTGATGCCGGGACTTATCGATATGCATGTGCATTTTCGCGACCCGGGCCTTGAGTATAAAGACGATATAAACACAGGCTCTGAAACCGCGGTCGCGGGCGGCGTAACAACCTGCTGCCCGATGGCCAACACAAACCCCGTAAACGACAACGCCGTCGTCACGCGCGATATGGTAGCTAAGGCAAAAGCTCGCGGCCTCATCGACCTGCTTCCTATCGGCGCGATAACTAGCAAGATGGACGGCAAAAAGTGCGTAGAGATGGGCGATATGACCGAGGCGGGCGCAGTGGCGTTTAGCGACGACGGCCTACCCGTAGCTAGCAGCGACGTGATGAGATACGCGCTTGAATACTCAAAGCACTTCGGTAGCTTCGTCATCAACCACTCTCAGGACTGCTCGCTATGCCGCGGCGGCCATATGAACGAGGGCCGCGTCTCGGCGATACTAGGTATCAAAGGCATGCCGCGCGAACAAGAAGAAATCATGGTCTCGCGCGATCTACTGCTAGCCAAGCTAACGGGCGGCCACATCCACATCGCGCACGTTAGCTCCGAGTGGTCGCTAAAGCTCATCGCACAGGCTCGCGCGGCCGGCATAAACGTGACCTGCGAGGCGACCCCGCACCATTTTACTTACACCGAGGACGAGCTGCTAGGCTATGATACGAACTTTAAAATGTCGCCGCCGCTTCGCACGAAATCAGACGTAGAGGCGATCAGAGACGGCCTAAAAAGCGGCCTCATCGACGTCATCGTGACCGACCACGCCCCGCACCATAACGACGAGAAATTTTTAGAATTCGACAAGGCGCCATTTGGAATACTCGGCCTACAAACACTCGTGCCTATGACGCTAGATTTGGTAAACGACGGCGTGATAAGTATCGAGCAGATGGCGGCTCTGACGTCCTATAACGCGGCTAAAATTTTAAAACTAAAGGATAAAGGCGTGATCGCGGAGGGCTACCTCGCCGACATCGCGATAATCGATCCGGGTTTTGAGTATCTCTACGACAAAAACCTAAATAAATCAAAATCCCAAAACTCCCCGCTGCTAGGCAAGATGCTAAAAGGCGCGGCGGTAATCACGATAAAAAGCGGAAAAACGGTGTTTGAGTTTCCAAACGTCGTGGCGTAA
- a CDS encoding aspartate carbamoyltransferase catalytic subunit — protein MSYTKKDLVTAANLTKDEIYHFLNLAKEFKALNNSETKKAKSLYGKTTVNAFFENSTRTRTSFEIAAKRLGADAINFTASNSSTKKGETLIDTVHNIVAMKTDVVVVRHYSSGAAKFIAENTGAHVVNAGDGLNEHPSQALLDLFTILENRGSLENLTVAIIGDIFHSRVARSNIYVLKTLGAKVKLFGPPMFLTGMEAFGCQICSDMREAVEDSDVIIMLRIQLERQDDEIAFPSVREYSKFFGLTASKMKYAKDGVMILHPGPINRGVEINSDVADDPRYSHVLNQVENGVAVRMAILDTLIKNKGAK, from the coding sequence ATGAGCTATACCAAAAAAGATCTCGTAACCGCTGCAAATTTAACCAAAGACGAAATTTATCATTTCCTAAATTTAGCCAAGGAGTTTAAAGCATTAAACAACTCCGAGACCAAAAAAGCCAAGTCGCTCTACGGCAAAACGACCGTAAACGCCTTTTTCGAAAACTCGACTAGGACGCGAACGAGCTTTGAGATCGCGGCTAAGCGCCTCGGAGCCGACGCGATAAATTTCACCGCCTCAAACTCCAGCACCAAAAAGGGCGAAACGCTCATCGACACCGTCCATAACATCGTCGCGATGAAAACGGACGTCGTAGTAGTGCGCCACTACAGCTCGGGCGCGGCTAAATTTATAGCCGAGAATACGGGCGCTCACGTCGTAAACGCCGGCGACGGCCTAAACGAACACCCTAGCCAAGCGCTGCTTGATCTTTTTACCATACTGGAAAATCGCGGTAGTCTCGAAAATCTCACGGTCGCTATCATTGGCGATATCTTTCACAGCCGCGTGGCGCGCTCAAACATCTACGTCCTAAAAACGCTCGGAGCCAAGGTTAAGCTATTTGGTCCGCCGATGTTTTTAACTGGCATGGAGGCTTTTGGCTGTCAAATTTGCTCCGATATGCGCGAGGCCGTCGAGGACTCGGACGTCATCATCATGCTGCGTATCCAGCTAGAGCGTCAGGATGATGAGATAGCGTTTCCGTCCGTACGCGAATACTCCAAATTTTTCGGCCTAACCGCTAGTAAAATGAAATACGCCAAAGATGGCGTTATGATCCTGCACCCGGGTCCGATAAACCGCGGCGTCGAGATAAACTCCGACGTAGCCGACGATCCGCGCTACTCGCACGTGCTAAATCAGGTCGAAAACGGCGTCGCCGTCAGGATGGCGATCCTAGATACTCTCATCAAAAACAAAGGCGCAAAATGA
- a CDS encoding thioester dehydrase, whose translation MSSIAFYAVICVIAALVLYTQIQKITRKIDENGTLANNSPEAMRQISVQKYKDFCEIINGELRELKMKALYDDALKNEDLKEKFLESLSEMSKKLTFIETMNTARNPDKWESELFEVLSRLDDLVTENFKDGERAGDEIRQRLGAEFSKLQN comes from the coding sequence ATGTCATCTATCGCATTTTACGCCGTCATCTGCGTCATAGCCGCACTCGTGCTATATACGCAAATACAAAAAATAACGAGAAAGATCGACGAGAACGGCACTCTAGCAAACAACTCACCCGAGGCCATGCGTCAAATTTCAGTGCAAAAATACAAAGATTTTTGCGAGATAATAAACGGCGAGCTAAGAGAGCTAAAGATGAAAGCGCTCTACGACGACGCCCTAAAAAACGAGGATCTAAAAGAAAAATTTTTAGAAAGTCTAAGCGAAATGAGCAAGAAGCTCACATTTATCGAGACGATGAACACCGCTAGAAACCCCGACAAATGGGAAAGCGAGCTCTTTGAGGTGCTTAGCCGCCTAGACGATCTCGTCACGGAAAATTTCAAAGACGGCGAGCGCGCGGGCGACGAGATCAGACAGCGTCTGGGCGCGGAGTTTAGCAAGCTGCAAAATTAA
- the rarD gene encoding EamA family transporter RarD produces the protein MQDKNQTKIGFIYGLSVFMIWGVFPIYFKQLSALSATEIVAHRIVWSVLLLFLLLKFGRKLGAAEKILSDKKTTFWLFVTGLLIAANWWIYVYAVNIGKIVETSLGYFINPLVNMLLGVLILKEKLSRAGKFAIAIVFVAIGVQIYDAGGLPIISIILPITFGFYSLIRKRLSVPSLEGLFVETTLIAPIALVALFFVAASGQNHFSFSWFGLLIALCGPATVVPLLLFNSAATRLNLSTIGYLQYISPSMQLLLAVFYYGEQVSALKALSFLLIWSALAVVSFSAIYSKKSKISV, from the coding sequence ATGCAAGACAAAAATCAAACCAAAATCGGCTTCATCTACGGCCTGTCGGTCTTTATGATCTGGGGCGTTTTTCCTATTTATTTTAAACAACTCAGCGCGCTTTCGGCTACCGAGATCGTCGCTCACCGCATCGTCTGGTCGGTGCTGCTTTTGTTTTTGCTACTCAAATTTGGCCGCAAACTAGGCGCTGCGGAGAAAATTTTAAGCGACAAAAAAACTACGTTTTGGCTATTTGTCACAGGACTTCTCATCGCTGCCAATTGGTGGATCTACGTCTACGCCGTAAATATCGGAAAAATCGTGGAAACTAGCCTGGGATACTTCATAAATCCGCTCGTAAATATGCTCCTTGGCGTGCTGATTTTAAAAGAAAAGCTATCGCGCGCGGGCAAATTTGCCATCGCTATCGTCTTTGTCGCTATCGGCGTTCAAATTTACGATGCAGGCGGCCTACCTATCATATCTATCATTTTACCCATCACGTTTGGATTTTATTCGCTTATTAGAAAGCGCCTTAGCGTGCCTTCTTTAGAGGGGCTTTTCGTCGAGACCACGCTCATCGCTCCTATCGCGCTCGTTGCGTTATTTTTTGTCGCAGCTAGCGGGCAAAATCACTTTAGCTTTTCGTGGTTTGGGCTTTTGATCGCTCTTTGCGGGCCTGCGACCGTCGTGCCGCTTTTGCTTTTTAACTCGGCAGCTACTAGGCTAAATTTGAGCACGATCGGCTATTTGCAGTACATCTCGCCTTCGATGCAACTTTTGCTTGCCGTTTTTTACTACGGCGAGCAGGTTAGCGCACTCAAAGCGCTGTCGTTTTTACTCATCTGGAGCGCGCTAGCGGTGGTTAGCTTTAGCGCGATTTATAGTAAAAAAAGCAAAATTTCAGTATAA